In the Clupea harengus chromosome 16, Ch_v2.0.2, whole genome shotgun sequence genome, one interval contains:
- the shisal1a gene encoding protein shisa-like-1a isoform X2 codes for MTMYPRWSLNTLTIIFLLLSTAALSAHFRVCEPYADHKGHYHFGFHCPRLSDNKTYMFCCYHNNTAFKYCCNETEFQSVMQLNITSTDGFAHNNYTALIGVWVYGFFVMVLLALDFMYYSAMNYEVCRVYLEKWGLGGRWLKQARSQWQRHAREADEAAAAGPEPGAGLILGPQHHHPQPSLRGEPQSPTLMTFQTSTA; via the exons ATGACCATGTACCCTCGCTGGTCCTTAAACACACTGACCATCATATTCCTCCTGCTGTCCACCGCAG CTCTCTCGGCACACTTTCGAGTATGCGAGCCCTACGCCGACCACAAGGGGCACTACCACTTTGGGTTCCACTGCCCCCGTCTCTCTGACAACAAGACCTACATGTTCTGCTGTTACCATAACAACACGGCCTTCAAGTACTGCTGCAACGAGACAGAGTTTCAGAGCGTCATGCAGCTGAACATCACGAGCACGGATGGCTTCGCACACAA tAACTACACGGCCCTGATTGGCGTGTGGGTGTACGGCTTCTTCGTGATGGTGCTGCTGGCGCTGGACTTCATGTACTACTCGGCCATGAACTACGAGGTGTGCCGCGTCTACCTGGAGAAGTGGGGGCTGGGCGGCCGCTGGCTCAAGCAGGCCCGTAGCCAGTGGCAACGCCACGCCCGGGAGGCCGACGAGGCGGCGGCCGCCGGGCCCGAGCCTGGGGCTGGCCTGATCCTGGGgccccagcaccaccacccacaGCCCAGCCTCAGGGGGGAGCCACAGAGCCCCACCCTCATGACCTTCCAGACCTCCACCGCCTG A
- the shisal1a gene encoding protein shisa-like-1a isoform X1, whose protein sequence is MTMYPRWSLNTLTIIFLLLSTAALSAHFRVCEPYADHKGHYHFGFHCPRLSDNKTYMFCCYHNNTAFKYCCNETEFQSVMQLNITSTDGFAHNNYTALIGVWVYGFFVMVLLALDFMYYSAMNYEVCRVYLEKWGLGGRWLKQARSQWQRHAREADEAAAAGPEPGAGLILGPQHHHPQPSLRGEPQSPTLMTFQTSTAW, encoded by the exons ATGACCATGTACCCTCGCTGGTCCTTAAACACACTGACCATCATATTCCTCCTGCTGTCCACCGCAG CTCTCTCGGCACACTTTCGAGTATGCGAGCCCTACGCCGACCACAAGGGGCACTACCACTTTGGGTTCCACTGCCCCCGTCTCTCTGACAACAAGACCTACATGTTCTGCTGTTACCATAACAACACGGCCTTCAAGTACTGCTGCAACGAGACAGAGTTTCAGAGCGTCATGCAGCTGAACATCACGAGCACGGATGGCTTCGCACACAA tAACTACACGGCCCTGATTGGCGTGTGGGTGTACGGCTTCTTCGTGATGGTGCTGCTGGCGCTGGACTTCATGTACTACTCGGCCATGAACTACGAGGTGTGCCGCGTCTACCTGGAGAAGTGGGGGCTGGGCGGCCGCTGGCTCAAGCAGGCCCGTAGCCAGTGGCAACGCCACGCCCGGGAGGCCGACGAGGCGGCGGCCGCCGGGCCCGAGCCTGGGGCTGGCCTGATCCTGGGgccccagcaccaccacccacaGCCCAGCCTCAGGGGGGAGCCACAGAGCCCCACCCTCATGACCTTCCAGACCTCCACCGCCTGGTGA